GGTGACGGCGAGCAAGCCGCCGTAGTGTTCGCTCTCCCCTTCCTCGGTCAGATCGAGGAAGGAGTCGATGCCCGCGTTCACCAACGCCAGCAGCCGAGGCTCCAGCTGTTGGCGACCCCCGTAAGCCGGGTGCTCGCCGGCCGCGAAACGGCCGGACTCCACCCAGTAGCTGAACGAGCTGAGGACACTCGTGGTCAATGCCACCTCCCGGGGTGGGAGCGTACCCGAGCGGCGGGCGTCACGCTTGCTTGGACCCGCGAGGCTGGTCTAGGTTGGCGGCCCGCCGTCGCTCCCGCGCTCGCCCCCGCGGAGTCAGGCGATGCTCGCCCGCATCAAGACGGCCGCGTTGTGGGGACTCGACGCCCAGGCCGTCGACTGTGAAGTGGATGTCGGCCCCGGCCTCCCGGGATTCACCCTCGTGGGCCTTCCCGATGCCTCGGTGCGCGAGGTGCGAGACCGCGTGTGGCCCGCGCTGCGCAACGCCGGCCTCAAACCGCCTGAGCGACGCGTCACGGTGAACCTCGCGCCCGCAGGCCGCCGCAAGGAAGGCGCTTCGATGGACCTCGCGGTGACGCTCGGCGTGCTCGCGGCCACCGAGCAGATTCCCCTCGATCGGCTCGCATCCGCCGCGGCGCTCGGTGAGCTCTCGCTCGACGGCACGGTCCGCGCGGTGCGTGGCACGCTCGCGCTCGCGGAAGCGGCGTGGAGAGCCGGCTCGTCGCGATTGTTGTGCGCCGCTGCCGGCGCTCCCGAGGCCGCACTCGTGGAAGGGTTGTCGGTTCATCCCGTCGGCACATTGAATGACGTGGTGACCTGGGCGCGTGGATCCGACCTCTCCGTCCAGCGCGCGGCGCCGCCCGACCCCGAGCCGGCCACGGGCGAAGACCTCGCGGACGTGCGCGGACAAGCCGTGGCGCGGCGCGCGCTCGAGATCGCGGCGGCCGGCGGTCATCACGTGCTCATGGTGGGACCGCCCGGCGCCGGCAAGTCCATGCTCGCGCGCCGCCTGCCCGGCATCCTGCCCGCGCTCACCGCCGAGGAGGCGCTCACGGTCACGCGCCTCCACTCGGCCGCCGGGCAGAGACCGCCGGGTCGCGGTCTCATGCGACAGCGTCCGATCCGTGCGCCGCATCACTCGCTCTCGCGCGCCGGGCTGATCGGAGGCAGCTCGCCGCCGCGACCGGGTGAGCTGTCGCTCGCGCATCACGGCGTGCTGTTCCTCGACGAGCTGGCCGAGTATCCACGGCATCTGCTCGAA
The sequence above is a segment of the Candidatus Eisenbacteria bacterium genome. Coding sequences within it:
- a CDS encoding YifB family Mg chelatase-like AAA ATPase, whose amino-acid sequence is MLARIKTAALWGLDAQAVDCEVDVGPGLPGFTLVGLPDASVREVRDRVWPALRNAGLKPPERRVTVNLAPAGRRKEGASMDLAVTLGVLAATEQIPLDRLASAAALGELSLDGTVRAVRGTLALAEAAWRAGSSRLLCAAAGAPEAALVEGLSVHPVGTLNDVVTWARGSDLSVQRAAPPDPEPATGEDLADVRGQAVARRALEIAAAGGHHVLMVGPPGAGKSMLARRLPGILPALTAEEALTVTRLHSAAGQRPPGRGLMRQRPIRAPHHSLSRAGLIGGSSPPRPGELSLAHHGVLFLDELAEYPRHLLEGLREPLETGLVWISRANGSACFPARALLVAAMNPCPCGWLGHPRRGCRCTPTDLQRYAARVSGPMLDRLDLQIEVPALTSAELVAAAAAEPSAAVRERVIAARATQRERGHLNAHLPDGRLRPACGLDSVGQKLMADAIDRAGMSARGVHRALRVARTIADLAGEERVTVMRLAEALQYRAYEVRHVVRP